Proteins co-encoded in one Papaver somniferum cultivar HN1 chromosome 5, ASM357369v1, whole genome shotgun sequence genomic window:
- the LOC113281912 gene encoding serine/threonine-protein kinase 16-like encodes MGCSISGLNNLYDAVNGGGDIWINENRFRIVKQIGEGGSDSLYLVKEIRNESAVGGGLSKKIKDPFHVSADGSYSIKKVLIENEEQLETVREEIRVSSLFSHPNLLPLLDHAIISVKVTTDKTWNNEAYLLFPAHLEGTVVDHAKAMKIKNERFSTKEVLQIFRQLCAGLKYMHSLDPPYAHNAIKPGNVLLTNKKGQSPLAILMDFESARPARKEIQSQSEALKLQEWAAQHCPELFRAPELWDCTSRSSIDERTDIWSLGCTLYAIMYGQSPFEYVLEEPEGNLQFAIENAQIKWPVEPKSAYPEPLHQFIKWMLQPPTLRPHIDDIIIHVDKLITKYST; translated from the exons ATGGGGTGCTCAATATCTGGGTTGAATAATTTGTATGATGCAGTGAATGGAGGTGGTGATATATGGATCAATGAAAATCGTTTTAGAATCGTTAAGCAAATCGGTGAAGGTGGTTCTGattctctttatttagttaaagaGATCCGTAATGAATCAGCTGTCGGTGGTGGTTTGAGCAAGAAAATTAAAGACCCTTTTCATGTTTCAG CTGATGGAAGTTATTCAATTAAGAAAGTTTTAATTGAGAATGAAGAACAATTAGAGACTGTGAGGGAAGAAATTCGTGTTTCTTCTTTGTTTAGTCATCccaatcttcttcctcttctcgaTCATGCTATCATTTCTGTCAAG GTCACAACAGATAAAACCTGGAACAACGAAGCATACTTGCTATTTCCAGCTCATTTGGAGGGAACCGTGGTGGATCATGCGAAAGCTATGAAAATAAAGAATGAACGATTTTCTACAAAGGAAGTTCTCCAGATATTCCGGCAG TTATGTGCAGGACTGAAGTACATGCACAGTCTTGACCCTCCCTATGCACATAATGCCATCAAACCAGGAAATGTTCTTCTCACAAACAAAAAGGGGCAATCACCACTTGCCATATTGATGGACTTTGAAAGTGCTAGGCCTGCAAGGAAGGAAATTCAATCTCAATCCGAAGCACTGAAATTGCAG GAATGGGCAGCCCAGCACTGTCCTGAACTTTTCCGAGCTCCTGAGTTGTGGGATTGCACAAGCCGTTCGAGTATTGACGAGAGAACAGATATTTGGTCTCTTGGGTGTACTTTATATGCCATAAT GTATGGGCAATCTCCATTTGAGTATGTGCTCGAGGAACCTGAAGGTAACTTACAGTTCGCAATTGAAAATGCACAAATAAAGTGGCCAGTCGAGCCCAAATCTGCATACCCGGAACCACTTCATCAATTCATTAAATGGATGCTCCAGCCACCCACACTCCGTCCTCACATCGATGACATCATTATTCATGTTGACAAGCTGATCACGAAGTATTCAACTTAA
- the LOC113281911 gene encoding zinc finger protein CONSTANS-LIKE 2-like — protein MMSEGSKMLKEAVGAGGWTRVCDSCRAAACTVYCQADLAYLCIGCDTCIHAVNSGAWMHERVLVCEACECAPASFSCKADAAALCVNCDAKIHSANALARRHQRVPILPITGILDGPSATHRSRRYGPKIHVDDVFLAQKTEEDEDQEDETSSWLLLNPVKSKNQSNNNNNGFVFGNEVEEYLDLDEYNSCTETSQYYVNDSVVPVQCVTVKQQEQELPQHLQQNFQIEMDFEASKSGFNYSNTSISHSVSMSSMDTNIVPDSINLNEVSNSNGCSSKGTIDLFANPPVQMPTQFSSSDREARVLRYREKRKTRKFEKTIRYASRKAYAETRPRIKGRFAKRTDAEFEVDQMFSSSVMSENGYGVVPSF, from the exons atgatgTCAGAAGGTTCAAAAATGCTAAAGGAGGCAGTGGGTGCCGGCGGATGGACACGTGTCTGCGATTCTTGCCGTGCCGCTGCCTGCACTGTTTACTGCCAAGCTGATTTGGCCTACTTATGTATCGGCTGTGATACATGTATTCATGCTGTCAATTCCGGTGCGTGGATGCATGAGAGAGTCTTGGTATGTGAAGCTTGCGAATGTGCACCGGCGTCTTTCAGCTGTAAGGCTGATGCAGCTGCACTTTGTGTCAATTGTGATGCGAAAATTCACTCTGCTAATGCTCTTGCTCGTCGACATCAACGAGTTCCGATTTTGCCCATAACTGGGATCCTTGATGGGCCTTCTGCCACCCACCGGAGTAGGCGTTACGGACCTAAAATTCATGTCGACGACGTGTTCTTGGCTCAAAAGACGGAAGAGgatgaagaccaagaagatgaaacaagctCTTGGCTGTTACTTAACCCTGTAAAGAGTAAGAATCAAAGTAACAACAATAACAATGGGTTTGTATTTGGGAACGAAGTCGAAGAGTACTTGGATCTTGATGAGTATAATTCATGTACTGAGACTTCTCAGTATTATGTTAATGACAGTGTTGTTCCAGTTCAGTGTGTCACAGTAAAGCAACAAGAACAAGAGCTTCCACAGCATTTACAACAGAATTTTCAGATAGAGATGGATTTTGAAGCTTCCAAATCTGGATTCAATTACAGTAATACTTCAATTAGCCACAGT GTTTCAATGTCATCAATGGATACAAACATTGTGCCAGACAGTATCAACTTAAACGAAGTGTCAAATTCGAACGGATGTTCTTCGAAAGGAACAATTGATCTCTTTGCAAACCCACCAGTTCAGATGCCAACCCAATTCAGTTCTAGTGATAGGGAAGCCAGGGTACTTAGATATAGAGAGAAAAGGAAAACAAGAAAATTTGAGAAGACAATTAGATATGCTTCAAGAAAAGCTTATGCAGAGACTAGGCCTCGGATTAAAGGCCGTTTTGCAAAAAGAACAGATGCAGAATTTGAAGTGGATCAAATGTTTTCTTCTAGTGTAATGTCGGAAAATGGATACGGCGTCGTACCGTCATTTTAA
- the LOC113281916 gene encoding putative fasciclin-like arabinogalactan protein 20 — translation MAYFLLTLALLISLIQVAEPAVIQSELVTKAIRILSDSGYESMSLTLDLVSQTSAFPSSSSALTIFAPSDTAFVNSGQPSLNLFQYHISPLKYSIQTLKSLPYGTRIPTLFPNQSLVVSSFENGGKISVNGVRINESAIIDYGSLSIFATDGFFDPFYQTTHGCRFYPDDDYSEFDTEIANASKFLLSRGYFIMSSTLDLQLRGLVKETTDLTVFAVADSVLTPYYMNLSLGSVFHRHFLPCKLTENDLWGLEDGTTLRTLDKDFPIQVSKSGELLLLNDVPIEVFVSNMYLSDSIVIHGLDQIVTSLDEQRLIGEALSIGDDDRNIDYDEFWGVKD, via the coding sequence ATGGCGTATTTTTTGTTAACCCTAGCACTACTAATCTCATTGATTCAAGTAGCAGAACCAGCAGTAATTCAATCAGAACTAGTAACAAAAGCGATCAGAATTCTTTCGGATTCAGGCTACGAATCCATGTCATTAACACTTGACCTCGTTTCTCAAACTTCGGCatttccatcatcatcatcagcactTACTATCTTTGCTCCTTCTGATACTGCGTTTGTCAATTCGGGACAACCTAGTTTGAATCTTTTCCAGTATCATATCTCACCATTAAAATActcaattcaaaccctaaaatcacttccTTATGGTACTAGAATTCCTACTTTGTTCCCAAATCAGAGTTTGGTGGTTTCTAGTTTTGAGAATGGAGGCAAAATTTCAGTAAACGGtgttagaatcaatgaatctgctATTATAGATTATGGATCTTTGTCGATTTTCGCTACTGATGGTTTCTTTGATCCATTTTATCAAACTACTCATGGATGCCGGTTCTATCCTGACGATGATTATTCTGAATTTGATACTGAAATTGCTAATGCTTCAAAGTTTCTGTTATCAAGAGGTTATTTTATAATGTCTTCGACTCTTGATCTTCAATTACGCGGATTAGTGAAAGAAACTACAGATCTGACGGTCTTTGCTGTTGCTGATTCAGTTTTGACGCCGTATTACATGAATTTGAGTCTTGGATCTGTATTTCATCGTCATTTTCTCCCTTGTAAACTTACTGAGAATGATCTTTGGGGTCTTGAAGACGGAACGACTTTACGGACACTGGATAAAGATTTTCCGATCCAAGTTTCGAAATCTGGAGAGCTACTGTTATTGAATGATGTTCCTATTGAAGTTTTTGTTTCAAATATGTACTTGAGTGATTCGATAGTTATTCATGGTCTTGACCAGATAGTTACTTCACTGGATGAACAACGTCTAATTGGAGAGGCTCTCTCAATTGGAGATGATGATCGCAATATTGATTACGACGAGTTTTGGGGAGTTAAAGATTGA
- the LOC113281910 gene encoding ASC1-like protein, translating to MGLMELMNSPIDWEKESYPVYQDFVALPFFAVFFPSVRFFLDRFVFEKLGRRLILGAGFQKTDIENDDRRRKVNKFKESAWKLIYYLSAELLALIVTHDEPWFTNTRNFWVGPENQTWPDLQVKTKLKGLYMYTGGFYTYSIFALMFWETRRSDFGVSMGHHVATVILIVLSYILRFARVGSVVLALHDGSDVFLEIGKMSKYGGFEKMASAAFACFALSWFILRLFYYPFWVLWSTSYEVLQTFDHSKHRVDGPIYYYLFNTLLFCLLVLHIYWGVLIYRMVDKQIKARGLVSDDLRSDSEGEDEHED from the exons ATgggtttgatggaattgatgaatTCTCCTATTGACTGGGAAAAGGAATCTTACCCAGTCTATCAGGATTTTGTTGCTCTTCCTTTCTTTGCTGTCTTCTTCCCTTCAGTCAGATTTTTTCTCGATAGATTCGTCTTTGAG AAATTAGGAAGGCGGCTTATTCTTGGTGCTGGATTTCAGAAAACTGATATTGAAAATGATGATAGGAGAAGAAAGGTTAACAAATTTAAGGAGTCAGCATGGAAATTGATTTATTATCTTTCAGCTGAGTTACTTGCGTTAATTGTTACCCATGATGAGCCATGGTTTACAAACACCCGCAATTTTTGGGTAGGACCTGAGAATCAAACCTGGCCTGATCTGCAAGTaaa AACGAAGCTAAAAGGTCTGTACATGTATACTGGAGGCTTTTATACATACTCGATATTTGCTTTGATGTTTTGGGAAACAAGGCGTTCAGACTTCGGCGTATCCATGGGTCACCATGTTGCGACAGTCATTCTTATTGTGTTATCTTACATACTCAG GTTTGCTCGTGTTGGTTCGGTTGTTTTGGCTCTTCATGATGGGAGTGATGTGTTTTTGGAAATTGGGAAGATGTCCAAGTATGGTGGCTTTGAAAAGATGGCTTCCGCTGCATTTGCTTGTTTTGCGTTGTCATGGTTCATACTTCGCCTTTTTTATTATCCATTCTGGGTCCTTTGGAGTACAAG TTATGAAGTCCTCCAAACATTTGATCATAGTAAGCACCGAGTGGATGGACCCATCTACTATTATTTATTCAATACACTTCTCTTCTGCTTGCTCGTTCTTCACATCTACTGGGGTGTGTTGATATACCGGATGGTTGATAAACAAATCAAGGCAAGAGGTCTGGTGAGCGATGATCTTCGATCAG ATTCAGAaggtgaagatgagcatgaagaTTAA
- the LOC113281914 gene encoding agmatine deiminase-like, with protein sequence MEMEGKPGLLGYRMPAEWEPHSQCWIGWPERPDNWRDNAVPAQRVFADVATALSKFVPVTVCATAAQWENARTQIPNHIRVVEMSLNDSWFRDTGPTFVVLNKALSEEDKAPKVAGIDWTFNSWGGADDGCYKDWSHDSLVAKKILEIEKVPRFPQTLILEGGSIHVDGEGTCLTTEECLLNPNRNPHLTKEQIEDELKSHLGVRKFIWLPRGLYGDDDTNGHIDNMCCFVKPGVVMLSWTNDKSDPQYERSIEAFSILSSSTDACGRKLEVIKIHVPGPLYMTEEESAGVIQDGDAKPRPPGTRLAASYVNFYIANGGIIAPEFGDEKWDKEAFHVLSSAFPDHKVVMIKDAREIVLAGGNIHCITQQQPAPSSSIINT encoded by the exons ATGGAAATGGAAGGGAAACCAGGTTTACTTGGTTACAGAATGCCTGCAGAATGGGAACCTCATTCTCAATGTTGGATTGGTTGGCCT GAACGTCCTGATAATTGGCGAGATAATGCTGTTCCTGCTCAAAGAGTGTTTGCAGATGTGGCTACGGCGCTCTCAAAGTTTGTGCCTGTCACTGTTTGTGCAACTGCTGCTCAG TGGGAAAATGCACGTACTCAGATCCCAAATCATATCAGAGTGGTGGAGATGAGTTTGAATGATTCATGGTTCCGTGATACTGGTCCAACT TTTGTTGTTCTTAACAAAGCACTAAGTGAGGAAGATAAAGCACCCAAGGTTGCCGGAATTGATTGGACTTTTAACAGTTGGGGTG GTGCTGATGATGGTTGCTACAAGGACTGGAGTCATGACTCTCTTGTGGCAAAAAAG ATTTTGGAAATTGAGAAGGTCCCGAGATTCCCCCAGACCCTCATTCTTGAAGGTGGAAGCATTCATGTAGACGGAGAAG GGACTTGCCTTACAACTGAAGAGTGCCTTTTAAATCCGAATCGCAATCCGCATCTGACTAAAGAACAAATAGAGGATGAACTTAAAAGTCACCTTGGAGTCAGAAAATTCATTTGGTTACCTCGTGGATTATATG GTGATGATGACACCAATGGCCATATCGACAATATGTGCTGCTTTGTGAAACCTGGTGTCGTTATGTTGTCCTGGACTAATGACAAATCAGACCCCCAGTACGAGCGTTCAATTGAGGCCTTCTCCATTCTCTCCAGCTCTACAGATGCTTGTGGTAGAAAATTAGAAGTAATCAAAATCCATGTTCCCGGGCCACTTTATATGACTGAGGAGGAATCAGCTGGAGTTATTCAG GATGGTGATGCTAAACCTAGACCTCCTGGTACTAGACTTGCTGCATCATATGTGAATTTCTATATAGCAAATGGAGGGATCATAGCCCCAGAATTTGGGGATGAAAAGTGGGATAAAGAAGCATTTCATGTCCTTTCATCGGCCTTTCCAGATCACAAG GTAGTGATGATTAAAGATGCCAGAGAGATTGTTTTGGCAGGTGGGAACATACACTGCATAACACAGCAACAGCCAGCCCCCTCTAGCAGTATCATTAACACATGA